The sequence TTTCCAAACTCTTCGATGTAAGTCTTGACCAGACGTCGCTGGTCTTCGTCGTTGATTTCCTGTTCAATGATTTTCTGGCCCTGCTGAACGGAAAGATCTGCAGCGTGCCTGCGCAGCACTTTGCGGGCCAACCTGACTTCGTTGTCCACTTCGCGGTGAGCCATCTCCACGATTCTCTGCGCTTCTTTTTGGGCCGAGTCAAGAATCCTTTTCTTTTCTTCTTCGGCATCTTGTAACGCCTGAGTTTTGATTCGCGTGACCTCCTGGCTCATCAACTGCATGCGTTGATCCATGGCCTGCAGCTGGCGTTCGGCTTCTTCCTTTGCTTCCCTGGCGCTTTCGATGGAACGCCGGATTTCGTCCGCTTCAGCTTTGAATTTGTCTTGAACACGAATAGATTTATTGAGAAACAAATAAAGGATGGACACAAGCGCCGCGAAATTTACCCACTTTCCAATAGTCTGCCAGATGGTCTCGTGGTGTTCGCCTTCCGCGCCGTGAGCCGCCTCCTCCGCAGCCCAGAGCGAGCCTCCTACAAGAAAAAGAAAGACAAAAACCAGAATCAGTTTTCTCATAAAGATCCTTTTCGTTGGATGGGTCTTTTTAAGATTTGTGAAGCGATTCGCGCCGCGAATGTCTGCGCCTGTGATTCGAGTGAACGCCGTGCTTCCTCTGTTTTCGCCCGGATATCCGCTCTTGCTTCCTGCAGCATCTTTTCAGTTTCCGAACGTTGATGCGCGACCACTTGATTTTTTTCTCCCAGTGCCGCCGTTTTTACTTGGGCAATTTGCTGATCTGCTTCGCGTCTTGCATCGCGTAGTCTGCGTTCAAACTCCAGAGCTTTCTCCTGCGAAGCTTTCTTGATCTCTTCTGCTTCGCTGCGGGCTCCACCGATTCTCCGATGCCTTTCTTCCAGCGTTTTTCCCAGGGGGCGAAAGTATGTCCGGTTCAAAATAAAAGTAAGGACGATCAAGAAAAAAACGATCGGTACAAAAGTCCAGTTGGGAAAAATCTCCATTATTTAAAGCCCTGCTCTACTCTTGTTTTCTCCGATGCAAAATCAATAAGAGTACTCATCACTTTCTTTCCATAACGAATCAAAGCCGAATCCCACAATTCATGGAGCTCGGGGATCTCGTGTTCGGCTTCAATCCTTAACGTAGTCACTCCGGCTTCCGATTCTTCCGTAACCTGCATGCTGACGATTGCATCCCCCTTTACAAAACTCAGGAGGATGCCGGCATCCATCGACCCCAACCTCGGTCCGGTTCCATATCCTGTCTTTTGTAATTCATCTTCAAAGAACAATCGAATCTCATCGAGCATCTCTTCAGAACCGCGAACTTCAATTAGCATGAACCATCCTTGAACCTGATTTTTGATTTCTGAAGGCCCGAACCAGAAAAACCGGCGCGAGCACAGTCGTGACCAGAGTCATGAGTATAGCAACACCAAACATGTCCTGATTCACCACACCCCGTGTTAAACCATAACCGGCAATGATCAGAGCAACTTCACCGCGCGGGACCATGCCCACTCCAATGCGGTATGCTCCCAGCATGTTGAAACCGCATCCCAGCCCGGCGATTCCGCAGCCCACTATTTTTCCTAAGATTGCAAACAACGAAATCACGAGTCCAAATTTCAATGCAGCACTCATTGCATCGATGTTGACCAGCATCCCGAGCACTACAAAGAAGACCGGAACAAAGAGATGATAAACCC is a genomic window of bacterium containing:
- a CDS encoding ATP synthase F0 subunit B; the encoded protein is MRKLILVFVFLFLVGGSLWAAEEAAHGAEGEHHETIWQTIGKWVNFAALVSILYLFLNKSIRVQDKFKAEADEIRRSIESAREAKEEAERQLQAMDQRMQLMSQEVTRIKTQALQDAEEEKKRILDSAQKEAQRIVEMAHREVDNEVRLARKVLRRHAADLSVQQGQKIIEQEINDEDQRRLVKTYIEEFGK
- a CDS encoding ATP synthase F0 subunit B; protein product: MEIFPNWTFVPIVFFLIVLTFILNRTYFRPLGKTLEERHRRIGGARSEAEEIKKASQEKALEFERRLRDARREADQQIAQVKTAALGEKNQVVAHQRSETEKMLQEARADIRAKTEEARRSLESQAQTFAARIASQILKRPIQRKGSL